The Palaemon carinicauda isolate YSFRI2023 chromosome 24, ASM3689809v2, whole genome shotgun sequence nucleotide sequence cattgtggcgggatgtcgcaataaCAACCCCGACACCCttaaatcactctaactgacaatagtctcctcaacacaaactttccccttacgttatcagcagcgggactcttggacaaaaagggacataaaaacaaacataaccttaaaactatattcttaaaaactaacacttaaaactagaatcaactgcatccaaaaacttaacactaatatacaataaacaccattcaaatacacacacacacaaaaaaaaaaaaaaatcctaacaaacttaaattacaccgcacaccaactccaaaattaaatatatgtgtatatataatatcttatgggacaccaacactgtcctcaacacaaagccgaactgtcttttacgccacacaaccacagctttgtggttagcaATATACTGTGTGGTAATTTGCCACTACTGCCTCCCTGATtagggtcctggatgtcatcatcgtcatcataatcataatcatcaacagcaatcggaatatcATTCGGTTCGGGTCATCAACATTTTGGAGTTCAAaagagcagtacaaacaaaatcaattacaggccaggtcatcaagtcaattccaaaaaaaaaaaaaaaaaaaaaatctctctcaaaggaggaattacagcttgcaaatgaaaaaaaaaaagaaaaacacttacgaacacccaactaactaaactatcgcactacaatcaaagataaataataaactgttcctatcattcacaatcacgacaagcaaatataaacaaaactgtacttactgttgaaatatataatggcttacacactggtaaaaatatataataatcccGCATTCAAATCACACAGAACTAACGCgtactgcagtcaaatcaaaaagccattcacccaagacgttcaccactgtcgtaacctagctacaaacataaacaaacaatcttatttataccaacagtctttctcacaacaaacaattaatacactaactaccttttgctccctgacaatctctctctctctctctctctctctctctcactctctctctctctggatttggcaaacaaaaaatgaataaaaataaaacaaaaattaatccaccACACCATGTCTTCCTCTTCattcatctgtcgttcctcttccctCGGGGTCTCTCTGGAGCTGTCTTCTTGCATACCATTAAGGGAATCTTCTTCTATTAACAAGTCCTCCAAATTCATCGGTCCtttggtttctctttcttctttcttcgttatactcctagtcgtcacacaacttgGAAACATATATGGGTAGTCCCTCtcaagttcagttgtaggactatacttcaatggtttctccccttacaataggacaaggcacaaacggtgctccacAAACAGCTCGCATGTCAGTTTgaaatggcaaataggggtaacctcctcaactcctattcccttcaaaatgaccaaatctcctgtgagagactgttccaccaacaggcGTACACCTCATTTCACTATACTctggttacaacctgtgttgcaCATTATTTAGACCGGGGTCGGTTCGCTCCCTTCCAGAGCGGCTAACattccttcataaatatacggtttaaaggcatccatgctgtttggaaTTGTCCTGTTCATGGTGtaaatgttagctggtttattttcctcgcaCTCCATTCccaattgtttcttcgtcttcgcattctgtggagttcaattatccttaaccacttgggcaactgcttttggttggattgaccaacattccttactgatattgcCTCTCTTGCTACGCTTATAACACACAAtgttaatcttctgcacgtcttttacaacacctgaaggaggacaattcaacgattgttgctgtggtactatcgcattctgctttggaacagtaccagtgctacttctgctgtaactattggaCTTGTTCACATTGTTATTACTGAAAtgttttccatggttcggcgaatacttaacacttggttgaaacgacggttgaaactttatACACAAGGAGTGTTTACGACTGATGATATTATGATCTTCAtttagcgaagcggctttatcaagtttcttcacctctctctctcaagtacgttcgtaTATGTTCAGAAATCCCCCATAAAATTGTTCTGGctctatcaattcttctaaatcagctatctctctcacgttagcagcctctaccCATATCTTACAACAtcttcgtaccttataagcgtaatccataaaagttattttctcgtccttccacaaactttgGAATCTTACATTATAATTTTCAGGGATCACCTGATATACTTGTAGCACGCTcattttaacttcttgatactccttcctatgcactgcgtcctttcccaatgagaacactctgttatgacacagaccatttatcttctggccattccatcgttgaCGCAACCATTTCAAAATTATGGAAGAATTCGCCAGGAGCTTCTGTGTATTTTGAAATTAACCTCTGTGCATTCATCATATTAAACACAGGATCGTGCAAAGCAGGGGTCATCGCTCTCTGCATTGCCTACCTTGCACGAGCATTGCTCAGTTCCAACTACCTCGTCTGTCGTGCAATATCTCTtgcctcttctttttctttttctttctgttttctctctctttcttcctgtcttgcaatttctcttgcttcttctcacTCTCTTTCTTCCATTCTGcgatcatcttcaacttaatcaaattctcgtCTATCTCtatcttctcgtcttgcttccatttctctcgcatgttttgcaatttttcttgcctctgctctctctcttcccattctaccatcatcttcaacttcaacaaattctcttccgctgcaattcgttgaatctcagcctctacattcctgtaAGCTTTCATTCCTTTGATTCCTAGGTCAGCTGATCCTTGCTTCGCTATGAATTtctgttctctctctttttcttcctgtcttgcaatttctcttgcttcttctccctctctttcttccattttgcaatcatcttcaacttaatcaaattatcgtctctctctctctttcttctcttcttgcttccatttcccttgcatgtttgGCAATTTCTCTTgtctccttttctctctttttctttccgtTCTGCCATCaccttcaacttaatcaaattctcttccgcagcaattcatcgaatctcagcctctacattcccgTCAGCTTTCATTCCTTTGATTCCTCGGCCAGCTGATCCTTGCATCGCTAtgaattctgcttcagcattctccaacAGTTCGCGAGcagctacaatatcttcttctaacaactttcctgagtttatcaatttAATACTTAAAAAttgatacccaagctctgagaaaattatgcaacttccagacggcaatatatgaatatccaaaggtcgtTTACGTTACTCTCAACATAAAACTCGGTAAT carries:
- the LOC137618359 gene encoding golgin subfamily A member 6-like protein 6 — protein: MEEREGEEAREIARQEEKEREQKFIAKQGSADLGIKGMKAYRNVEAEIQRIAAEENLLKLKMMVEWEEREQRQEKLQNMREKWKQDEKIEIDENLIKLKMIAEWKKESEKKQEKLQDRKKERENRKKKKKKRQEILHDRRGEKPLKYSPTTELERDYPYMFPSCVTTRSITKKEERETKGPMNLEDLLIEEDSLNGMQEDSSRETPREEERQMNEEEDMSDRGTIFTFVSGCEETVGCETTNVYYLSPGDPGCIREISSILKSMLTKYCNNTGNEWDIGLLLMLFEVRKTYEERRDVARMKWCLDRKYKERLKGWQKKWKDREETDGKYSKNLRKWIGEIRKFPLENLKTSQGKMKKKFDMESNDRTFAVGQ